A single genomic interval of Paralichthys olivaceus isolate ysfri-2021 chromosome 7, ASM2471397v2, whole genome shotgun sequence harbors:
- the slc28a1 gene encoding sodium/nucleoside cotransporter 1, with protein sequence MTEINGVRLKNVTHANGNGVDNQGFEIEEDIFTHADSFKKQNKNNKKGLGSYLSQVTKPINATEDYIKSHSATFKYIVLGILGAGYVAYFIAACVLDFQRAIALVVLTSLGVLVVSYELVKEYKGESISRCFSPAVRCFKSNLRWIKWIFILAVVALLVLWLVLDTRHRPEQLISFGGVCMFVLLVFLLSAHRTAVTWRPVFWGLGMQFCIGLFVIRTQPGLVAFEWLGNQVKIFLEYTKEGSLFVFGDLITGIFAFQALPIVVFFSSIMSILYFLGIMQWLILKISWVMQITMGTSPTETLSVAGNIFVGQTEAPLLIRPYLKDMTKSEIHAVMTGGFATIAGSVMGTFILFGIDASSLISASVMAAPCALAISKLSYPETEESPFKDEKNIKVACGDEQNILEAASNGASASIGLVANIAANLIAFLAILAFINASLSWFGGMVGYPDITFQLICSYVFMPVAFMMGVPYKDCFIVAELIGTKLFINEFVAYEKLSELKSNRLSGLYDVEWISVRSEIITTYALCGFANFSSLGIVIGGLSSICPSKRSDISSLVFRAMITGTCVSLVNACIAGILFVPPPDCVQLFQESAFNAMDGNIQTCCQDLFESTVNNGTISFEGFWGTVANATDFFSQCCQCCNSSNVCL encoded by the exons ATGA CTGAAATCAACGGCGTCCGGCTGAAAAATGTGACCCATGCCAATGGAAACGGCGTGGACAACCAGGGTTTTGAGATAGAG GAGGACATCTTTACTCATGCTGACAGCTTCaaaaagcagaataaaaacaacaaaaagggaCTGGGATCATACTTAAG CCAAGTTACAAAGCCGATCAACGCCACAGAGGATTACATCAAGTCTCACTCAGCAACCTTCAAATACATCGTGCTGGGAATACTTGGGGCAG gTTACGTGGCCTACTTCATCGCAGCCTGTGTGTTGGACTTCCAGAGGGCTATTGCTCTTGTAGTCCTGACCAGTTTGGGTGTTTTGGTTGTGAGTTATGAACTTGTGAAGGAGTACAAGGGAGAAAGCATCAGTCGGTGTTTCAGTCCTGCAGTCAGATGCTTCAAATCCAACCTGAGATGGATAAAATG gATTTTCATTCTAGCAGTCGTGGCCCTGCTCGTGTTGTGGCTTGTCCTAGACACAAGACATCGTCCTGAGCAGCTGATATCGTTTGGAGgcgtgtgcatgtttgtctTGCTTGTATTCCTCTTGTCAGCGCACAGGACGGCG GTGACATGGAGGCCTGTGTTTTGGGGTCTCGGGATGCAGTTCTGCATTGGCCTTTTTGTTATAAGAACACAGCCTGGACTCGTAGCTTTCGAATGGCTCGGGAATCAAGTGAAG ATATTCCTCGAATACACCAAAGAAGGGTCGCTATTTGTTTTCGGGGATCTGATCACAGGCATTTTTGCCTTTCAA GCTTTGCCCATTGTTGTGTTCTTCAGCAGCATCATGTCCATCCTATACTTTTTGGGGATAATGCAGTGGCTCATATTGAAg ATCTCATGGGTAATGCAGATAACGATGGGAACCTCTCCCACAGAGACCTTGAGTGTTGCAGGCAACATATTTGTTGGCCAG ACTGAAGCACCGCTGCTGATCCGCCCCTATTTGAAGGACATGACCAAATCTGAGATCCATGCTGTCATGACTGGTGGATTTGCCACAATAGCAGGCAGTGTCATGGGGACATTCATCTTATTTGGG ATTGATGCGTCGTCCCTGATCTCAGCCTCTGTGATGGCTGCTCCTTGTGCCCTGGCCATCTCCAAACTGTCTTatccagagacagaggagagtcCCTTCAAGGATGAGAAGAACATCAAGGTGGCTTGtgg AGATGAGCAGAACATCCTGGAGGCTGCAAGCAATGGAGCTTCTGCTTCCATAGGTCTCGTTGCCAACATCGCAGCAAACTTGATCGCCTTTCTTGCCATCCTTGCATTCATAAATGCATCTTTGAGTTGGTTTGGAGGCATGGTGGGATATCCGGACATCACATTTCAG TTGATTTGCTCTTATGTGTTCATGCCTGTGGCCTTCATGATGGGTGTACCGTACAAAGATTGTTTCATTGTGGCCGAACTAATCGGCACAAAGCTCTTCATCAATGAGTTTGTGGCTTATGAGAAGTTGTCTGAACTGAAGAGCAACAGACTCAGTGGACTTTATGACGTTGAGTGGATATCT gtcCGATCAGAAATAATCACCACTTATGCTCTATGTGGGTTTGCCAACTTTAGCTCTCTGGGAATTGTGATTGGTGGCCTCT CTTCCATATGCCCGTCAAAAAGAAGCGATATCTCGTCTCTTGTGTTCAGAGCTATGATCACCGGGACGTGTGTGTCTCTTGTAAATGCTTGCATTGCAG GGATCCTCTTTGTACCCCCGCCTGACTGTGTGCAACTGTTCCAAGAGTCTGCTTTCAATGCCATGGATGGAAACATTCAGACCTGCTGTCAAGACCTCTTTGAAAG CACTGTAAACAATGGGACCATCTCATTTGAAGGCTTCTGGGGCACAGTTGCAAACGCCACTGATTTTTTCTCGCAATGTTGCCAGTGCTGCAATTCTTCTAACGTTTGTctgtaa